The DNA window tatatatatatatatatatatatatatataattcaaaaaaTTGTCGATATATTTAATTCCAAATAAGTTTGAAGCTTGATAAGATAACAAAAAGAGTATAATGAGATAATCCATAATAGAATTGTAACTATTTCTTAAAAAATCACTGACTCTTAATTAACAATCACTAACTCTTTAGTTTTCTTTAAAAtcaaaatctttctcttttttttttttcttgacaAGATTACTAATCAAAATCTTTAAACATATTCAAAAAATGTAACTTCATAACTACTTAGTAACAATACAGTAACTAATTCTTAAGAGAGTTATAACCAACTCTTAAGAAGTGATAACTAACCATTTTACTCATCATAACCAAAatcactctctctctttctccttTTACATTCTTTTCTCAGTAACCATTTCACTCTTCCTAATGGATATTTCCAAGAAACGTGCATGTTGCGCATGCCATCATCGAAGACGTAAGTGTTCTCCAGATTGCCCTTTCGCTCCTTATTTTCCGGCCGATGAACCAAAAATGTTCGCCAATGCTCATCGCTTGTTCGGCATTTCCGGAATGTTGAAGACTCTAAAGAAGATTAGTGATGATGAAGGAAAAGATGCAGCAATGAAGTCAATAATTTTTGAGTCGGATGTTCGTGCAAATTTCCCAGTTCATGGATGTCTCGGTGTTATTATCGTGTATCAAAGTATGATCCAGAAGCACGCGGAAGAGTTGGATCGAGTAAAAAAGGTACTAAGTTTGTTTCAACAACACAATCTTGTACCTGATTTTTCAGTGGATCATTCTTTGATACCTTCTACTAGTTCTCAAATTCCAAGTTTTAACAATGTTGGTGAACAATATTCAAGTTCTTATGTTAATGATATCATCCCTCATGATGTTAACAATAGTCAAGTTCTTGAACATCTTAGGGTTATTATGGAGTATCAAGATATGATAAAGAAGTGTGAGGAAGAGTTAGATTATGTCAAAAAGTTAATTACTTTTTGTAGGCAAAGTTACCCTTCACAGCAACAAAATATTCCACCTAACCCTAATGGTGGTGTTGATGCTCAAGGATCATTTTAAGTGAGAAAACCATTCTATGTATTCctgatcatttgatcaaagatcaTGTTGATCATTTTATTTCAGGATTCATCAATCAAACTTGTTTTGATTCTTTAGTggtatctttttgtttttttggtatATTTTTGGCTGTTATCGTGAGTAcatgtattgatttgaaaatgCATGAAGTTGTAGAAAATCATCATTCCATAGTGtcttatttgaaaaaataattgtgTGAGACAATATATCGCTCAAAGAAAAAAACTGCTGTAGAACTTACAATTGCCCGAAATATTTCAAAAATGGCATTGCTACTAAGAAAATGCTCAAGAGGATATTGTTGGAGCATTTGCTAATCGTCCAACCATAAAGTGACTCAAGAATCAAGTTACTGATTTAATTCGAGCAAACCTATTCATATATATTAAGTTATTACAATAtacattcaaataaataaaatgagaGACAACgtgaattaaaattgaaatagatACAAAAATGTCTAAACATATGCCTTTTTGTATGACTTTCTCTATAGCCTACGGCTCAAACACTTTCTCTTCCATGTCCTTTAGAAATATCACTAAAAAGTTGCTGGACACTAGCATGATTTGTTCAAGGAAAATGTAGCTAATAAAATGCTAAGAAATAACCTATGACTTTGTAAAACAAAACTATAGAGGTTTTAACTCAAATGTTAATTCCTTATTCAATATATCAATGGTGAGATATTGGATCTAACTATAGTATGGTCGAAGAATAGTTTTTTGATTCGAAAATTCGACGGGATCTTAGCATGCCGTGGAAATCTGTTCACTCGAAGGCCGGCAATGTTGTAGTCGAAGCATGCTCAAGAATGCAGTAGTCAAAATGTTAGGATTGTTCGCATGTCGAATTGGGCCTGTTTGTTaagcccaattgtttaagttagcttgttcctTAAGTTAGATTAAGTTAGATTGTtccctaagttagcttgtgtaatagGTCTGTGTGTAAAGGTCCATTAATTTATTGtgttagttttattataaatagcattctAGTCTCTCATCGTTGCACACTTCAA is part of the Vicia villosa cultivar HV-30 ecotype Madison, WI linkage group LG2, Vvil1.0, whole genome shotgun sequence genome and encodes:
- the LOC131650499 gene encoding LOB domain-containing protein 22-like, whose product is MDISKKRACCACHHRRRKCSPDCPFAPYFPADEPKMFANAHRLFGISGMLKTLKKISDDEGKDAAMKSIIFESDVRANFPVHGCLGVIIVYQSMIQKHAEELDRVKKVLSLFQQHNLVPDFSVDHSLIPSTSSQIPSFNNVGEQYSSSYVNDIIPHDVNNSQVLEHLRVIMEYQDMIKKCEEELDYVKKLITFCRQSYPSQQQNIPPNPNGGVDAQGSF